The DNA window CTCCAAGCCGGACGCAGCCTCAGCGTCAGTATTCTCCACCTTCCAGAAGAGAAAATACTTCTCCCGGTTCACCGTCAAGAGTGAGCCCTGAGAGAGCCTCTCCAAGATCATATGAGCAAGGTGGTAGCAGGAATACAGCTCCTGCTCCTTCGCAACGCTCTTATACTCCACCTAAAAGTGATTATGCTGCTCCGTCAAGAAGTACACCTTCTCGTACGGCTCCTTCTACAAGTCCAAGTCGTTCAAGTGCTCCAAGCAGAACAGCGCCATCGCGAAGTACTCCAAGCCGTTCTTCCTCTCCAAGTAGAAATTACTCTGCGCCTTCGCGCTCTTCATCACCTTCTATGTCGAGTCCTTCAAGGGGAGGCGGCTCAAGAAGTGTTTCACCATCTGGAGGAAGCAGGTCAAGCTCTCCACGATAGATACATAATGTAAATAAACAATATAGGCATGATTGATTTTTCAAAGAAATTAGGCTTGTTTTTGGGCTTTTTATTTGTAAGTGTGTGGACTTTAGCCCAATCACCTTATGAAGCGTTGCGCTATTCTGAAACAACTTTTCTCGGTTCTTCCAGAGGCAGAGCGCTATCCGGTGCATTCGGTGCGCTTGGGGCAGATTTTACAGCAATTGGAGTCAATCCCGGAGGCGTTGGGATGTTTCGTAAGAGCGAGTTTGTTGCTACATTAGGACTTCAGGCAAGAAGTAATTTTTCAGGTTATGCCAATAGCGAAACCGATGACCTGCGCGTCCGTGCCAACATCCCCAATATCGGTTTTATATACACCAAACTATTTGTGGATGACAGCGGAAGAAAAACAAAAGGCAAATGGACCTCCTTTAATTTTGCTGTGGGAATCAATCGTACTGCAGATTTTAATGAGCACCGCTTTTGGGAATCTAAAAATGCCAGACGCTCTTTACTTCCTGCACTTGCAAATGAGCTCAATGGATTAGGGCCCAATCAAATTTCAATGGGAACTGCATCAGCAGAGGCCGTGATGGGCTGGAATTCTTATCTGCTGAATCCATTGCCTAATGATACTTTGTCTTATTCTTCTGTTACAGACAATCGAGAAATAACACAAAGAATCAACTCTGAAATCCAGGGTGGCATCAATGATATTTCCATTACGCTTGGGGCGAATTACAATGATAGATTGTACTTTGGAGTTTATCTGGGCATTCCGGTTCTGCGCTACACAGAAAACATAACCCACAGGGAGTTGGATGAAGAAAATGCCTATACCGGCTTTGACAATTTTCGAATGGAACAGGAGCTCTCTACAATGGGTATTGGCTTTAATACAAGAATTGGCTTGCTTTACCGGGTCAATAATTATTTCAGGGTAGGTGCTTCTATTCATTCACCAACTTTTTATGGCCTTCAGGATGAGTTTTCAGGAAGTATCAGCAGTGATTTAGATACCACAACCCATCGCTACGAGACTGCAGAAGGGAGTTTTGATTACAGTCTTTCCACACCCTGGCGTTTTAATGCAAGTACAGCTGTACTGTTTGGAAAATATGGTTTCTTCTCGCTTGATTATGAATATGTTGATTATAGAAAAGCGCGCTATTTTCTCGACAGTGATTATTCTACATTTGAAAATGTGTTGAATGAAAGTGTAGATAATATCGCACAAAATGCTTCTAATATTCGGGCAGGAGTAGAGTTTGCAATTGGCCTGTTCAGGATTAGAGGAGGATATGCTATTTATGGGTCTTCACTGAGTGGTGAATCCTTTCTTGGAAGAAACTCAGGGCAAATGGCCTCAGGGGGTGTCGGATTTCGCTTAGAAAAGGTTTATCTGGATTTTGCTTATAACAGGTTGATCTACAAAGAGCGCCTGAATGTACTTTTCAATGGCATTCAATCAACCGACAAGGTAGTGCGCAATATGGTAACGGCTACTGTGGGTTATAGGTTTTAACCTATCGGTCTTTCAGAAAATAAAAAACCCCGGTTGTCCGGGGTTTAATTTTTTGGGGTTATCGTTTATTTAATGGAGGAAATTCGCGTTGATTGTGGCCGGTATATATTTGTCTTGGCCTACCAATCGGTTGTTTTTCATCAATCATTTCTTTCCATTGAGCAACCCATCCCGGTAAACGGCCAAGTGCAAACAGTACCGTAAACATTTGTACTGGGAAGCCAATAGCCCTGTATATAATACCTGAATAGAAATCTACATTTGGGAAGAGTTTTCTATCAACAAAATAATCATCTTTCAATGCAGTTTTTTCCAGTTTTTTAGCAATATCAAGGATTGGATCATTAATGCCGAGTTTGTCCAGTACTTTGTCACAGGCATCTTTAATCAGGAGTGCGCGCGGGTCAAAGTTTTTATAAACACGGTGTCCAAAGCCCATTAAACGGAAAGGATCGTTTTTGTCTTTGGCTTTATTGATCCATTTTTCTACACTTCCGCCATCTTTCTTGATATTCTCCAGCATCTCAATCACTTTCTGATTGGCACCTCCGTGAAGCGGTCCCCAAAGTGCTGCAATGCCTGCCGAAATTGAAGCGTAAAGATTGGCCTGAGAAGACCCTACAATTCTCACTGTGGATGTAGAACAGTTTTGCTCGTGATCGGCATGAAGGATCAATAATTTATTCATAGCATCTACAACCACAGGATCTACTTCGTATGATTCGGTAACATGACCGAAAGTCATATACAAATAGTTCGAAACATAGTCGAGATCATTTCTTGGGTACATGATCGGATGCCCTGCAGATTTTTTATAAATCATAGAGCAAAGCGTTGGCATTTTAGCCAACAGACGGATCATGGTCAGTTCCTTTTCCTCATTGGATCGGTTTGGATCCAGTGAGTTGGGGTAGAAAGAGGAAAGCGAAGATACCATTGCGATCAATTGCCCCATTGGGTGTGATGCTGTAGGATAAGCATCAAAAATATGTTTGGTGTCTTCATGAACGAGGGTGTGTCTTGTGATTTTTTCTTCAAAAGCACTGAGTTGTTTTGCATTGGGCAACTCACCATTGAATAACAAGTAACATACCTCTATAAAAGAAGAATTATTGGTCAGATCTTCGATAGAATAACCCCGATATCTAAGGATTCCTTCTTCACCATTTAAAAAAGTGATTTCGCTGGTAGTCGCACCGGTATTTTTATAACCTGTATCGAGGGTTACATAACCGGTTTCAGCTCTAAGGCTCTTTATATCAAAGGCTTTTTCGTTTTCAGTTCCGGTAAATACCGGAAATTCGTAAGTCTTATCTTCGAGGGTTAATTTCGCTTTTTCTGACATTTTGGTTTATAGAATTTTTATTTGAGATTGCAGCAAATGTACGGAATCGGGGTTGAATTTTAAAAAAAATGATTGTCCGAAACATTTGGGATTCGGGCTTAAGGCTATTTCTTAATATTGTTTAACAGTTTTTCATTGATCTCATATTACTTGGAAAAGTATAAATATTAAGCTGTGTGTTGTTCTATTCTTTTTCATCCGTATCCAGTGCTTTTCTAAGCAAATCTTCCGGCAATTGCTTTTTGCTTCTAGCGCCCAATTGTTTGATTTTCTCAGCCCGGCTTATCAAGTTGCCCCGTCCTTCACTCAGCTTGTTCATGGCATTGCTAAATGATCGGTTGCTTTGGTCTAATCTGCTTCCCAGATCCGTCATATCATCGACAAAGCCTTTGAATTTATCGTAAAGATTCCCGGCATTTTCAGCAATTTCTATCACGTTTTGGCTTTGGTATTCGTTTTTCCAGATATTGGCAATGGTTTTCATGGTCGCCAGAAGGGTAGAAGGAGTTACAATAACAATATTGTTTGCAAAGGCCTCATTAAACAAGTCTTGTTTGTTTTCTATAGCCAGCGAAAAAGCAGACTCTATGGGCACGAAAAGCAAAATAAAATCCAGTGATCCAATTTTATAAAGATCCTGGTATTGCTTTCTGTCAAGGCTTTTGAAATGACTGCGCAATGATTGTATATGTCCGTTCAGGTAAAATGCTTTCTCTTTTTCATCTTCAGTATTAATATATTGCTCATAGGCAGTGAGCGATACCTTCGAGTCAATAATTACTTTTTTCTGGTCGGGCAAATGCACGATAACATCGGGTTGAAAACGCTTGTTTTCATCTGTGGTAAAACTCGTTTGGGTGTCGTATTCCCGGCCTTTTTGCAAGCCAGACATTTCAAGAATGCGTTCCAAAACCATTTCGCCCCAATTGCCCTGGGTTTTTGAATCGCCTTTGAGCGCTTTGGTCAAATTGTGTGCTTCGTCCTGCAATTGTTTGTTGAGGTCGCGCAGGCTCTTCAATTCATGTGAGAGTTCGGAGCGTTCCTTTGATCCCCTGATGTATGTTTCATTGATGGTTTTCTTAAAATCTTCAATACGCTCTTTCAATGGATCAAAAACATCCTTTAATTTTTCCTTATTGAGCTCAGTGAATTTGGTCGATTTTTCATCAAGAATGCGGTTGGCGATCAGTTCAAATTCTTTGTGAAACCTTTCCTGTAGATTTTCAATATCTGCTTTTTGCTCCACCAATTTTTCAAGTAGATTTTCATTTCGGGTTTCTAATTCAGCAACTTTAGACTCAGATTTGCGATAGGCGTATTGCTCTTCCTCTCTTTTTACTTGCAAATTATCCAGTTGCTCTTTAAGCAAGAGGCTCCTTTCTTTCAATTTTTCCGCTTCCAGTGTAATATTTTGTTTTTCTGCTTCTGATTGTTCAAATTCATCAAATGAAATTTGCTTATTGTTTTTGTGTTTGAAATACATAAATAGTACCCCAAATATAAATCCAATAAACAATCCGCCTATGCTGCTTATTATATCCACGAATAAATTGTTCTAAGTAAACAACCTCGGGGCAAGCCCACGAGGCATTTGTTTGAAAAAAATACTTTTGATTACGAGGCAAGCCTCGGAGCATTTAAATCTCGATTATCGAGTAAAAATTTTAAAACTAAATCTGTGAAAACTAGCGTATTTTCGCCCTTGTTTTCAAGCTATGAATAATAAAGATACAAAGACCAAAAGACTCTCTTTCGAGAATACTGCCATTGCTTTTGCCGATAAGAGTGATTTGGAGTTAAAAGAGGCTTATTGGATGTATAAACTGATCAACAATGGAACCCTGGTGGAATTGGGCAGTTTTTTTACAAATATGGCATTGAAATTCCGTTTTCCGGTAAAACCTGTAGTCAAGGCAACTGTTTTCAAACTTTTTGTGGGAGGTGAAAGCCTGGAAGAAGCACGTCCGAAAATCGAGCGCCTGGCCGGTTATGGCATAAATACCATTTTGGATTATGGAGTAGAAGCCAAATCTTCTGAATACGATTACAACAAGACCTTGCAGGAAAAATTGAATGCCATTGCTTTTGCCGGAAATCAAAAATCAGTAAAAGTGCTCTCTTGCAAAATTACCGGACTCGGGCGTTTCAGGCTGTTTGAGAAAGTACATGCCGGAGAGCGGATAAGTTTGACAGAAGAGCGCGAAATGGAAAGAGTGGTAGATCGCGTAGAGCAATTGTGTGAAGCTGCAAAAAGGCAGAATATTGCGCTGTTTTTTGACGCAGAAGAAAGCTGGATTCAGAGACCGCTGGACATTATCATTCGCGAGATGATGGAACAATTCAACCAAGAAAAAGTGATAGTTTACAATACCTACCAGATGTACCTGAAAAATCGCTCAGAGGATATGAAGCAACACTACAAAGATGCTTTGGAAAGCGGTTTTAAGTTTGGTGTAAAACTGGTGCGCGGGGCCTATATGGAAAAAGAAAGAGATCGTGCCCATAAAATGAATTATCCTTCTCCGATTTATGACAACAAGCCCGCTGTTGATGAGGCGTATAACAAAGCACTGCGCTATTGTTTGGACGATGTGAAAAATATCGCACTGTGTGCAGCTACCCATAATGAGGAAAGCTGTATGTATCTGGCAGATGAAATTGAAAAAAGTAAAATCTCAAACGATCATCCGCACCTGATGTTTGCCCAGCTTTTGGGAATGGGCGAAAACCTCACCTTTAATTTAGCCGATTATGGTTTTCATACAGCTAAACTGGTGCCATTTGGCCCGGTCAAAGATGTGATTCCTTACCTGATAAGGCGCGCTCGTGAAAACAGTTCAGCAGAAGGGCAAATGAGCAGGGAATTATCACTTTTGAAAAATGAGATTGAGCGCAGACGTATTTTCTCTGTATAACTTTCAGGCTTGTTTCCATAAGGCCTAAAGCCCCGATAGTTTCAGCCAGTTTTCCAATATTTTCAATCCGTATTCACTCAGTATGGATTCTGGATGGAACTGAATCCCGTAAATATTTTTATCCCGATGTTTTATGGCCATAATGGTGCCATCTTCGGTTTTTGCTAATATCTGTAAGGGGCTGTTTTGCTGCAATTGGATAGCCAGGGAGTGATAACGCATTACTTTAAAGTTATTTGGCAAACTTTTAAACAAAGGCTCATTTTTTTGTGCAACATACATTTCATTTGCCTTTCCGTGTACCGGGGTTTGCATTTCATAGAGCGTGTCTCCAAAATACTGCCCTATCGCCTGATGTCCGAGGCATACGCCTAAAATCGGTATTTTTCCACTGGCCTTTTCAATCAATATTTTACAGAGTGGGGCTTTAGCAGGCTTTTCTGGACCGGGCGATAAGACAATGCTTTTTACTTTTTGAAAATCGATTTTCTGCCATTCCAGGGAATCACTTCTCAGTACTTTGTAATCAATACCAAGTTGTCTGAAGTAATCGTACAAGTTGTAAGTAAATGAATCGTAATTGTCTAAAAGCAGATGCATTGCAGAACACTTATTTTTTAAGGTATTCACTCAATTGCTCAAATAAGCCATTGAACCAGGGCAGTATTTCAGATAGAAAACTGTAGGTAATAGGTGCAATGGGCATGATAAAATTGAAAGTATTGGATTCCGTTTTTTGTGCTTCGCTGATGAGCGCCATTTGATCGGCAAACCACAAAAATGTGCTGAATACCAGCGTGAGCACCAGGCACCAAAGCAAGGCTCCCAGCAATTGATTGATAAAATTGAGGTATAGCGTTTTAAGAACACTTTCAACAGCCCAGGCCACTGTTCTCACCAATAATATTACTACAATAAAAAGCAGTAGAAATACGCCAATGGAAATATAAACCGATTCCAAATTAAAGGTATCCTGAATCAATACAATGAGTTGGCCGCTGTATTTCAGTGCTGCAGCCAGACCCAAAAAAAGCGCTAAAATGCTAAAAATGGAATGCACCAATCCCCTTCTGAAACCCAGAAAAAAGCCAAAAGCCAAAAAGGCCAGATATACAATGTCAACGACCATTGATTAGCCCAAGAGCGATTTCACGATATCCGCAATCATTTTACCATCTGCTTTTCCGGCAAATTTCTGATTGGCAATGCCCATCACCTTACCCATGTCTTTCATGGAAGAAGCACCGGTATCGGCTACGATCTTTTCGAGTTCTGCTTTCACCTCTGCCTCGCTCATTTGCTCGGGCATAAATTTTTCTATCACAGCAATTTCAGCCGCTTCTTTGTCCGCCAGATCATCGCGATTTTGTTCCTTGAAAGTCGCCATAGCATCTTTTCTTTGCTTTAGCTCTTTTTGCAAAATCTTGAGCTCAGCAGCTTCATCCAGTTCCGTGCCTACTTTTTCGGTTTTTGCCAGCATAATGGCAGATTTAACGGCACGCAAAGCGCGCAAACTGTCTTGGTCTTTTTCCTTCATGGCCGTTTTCATGGCCGTCATTATATTTTGTTCTAAACTCATGGCTGTAATTTTTATTCGAAGTTAATGAAAAAAGAACGCTGATGACACAGATATAGCGGGTTTACCGCTGAAACATCAGCGAATATCATGATGATCAGCGGCATCAGCGTTCCATTCCCTCCATTCCCCAAAATAAACTATTTTCGCAATGCTATGAAGATAATCGGGATTTCGGCTTTTTACCACGATTCGGCTGCTGTTTTGCTCAGCGATGGCGCAATTGTAGCGGCAGCACAGGAAGAGCGATTTACCCGCAAAAAACACGATGAGGGTTTTCCTGCCAATGCCCTGAAATTTTGCCTAAAAAAAGGCAATTGCCAACTCGAAGACATCGACTATATCGTTTTTTACGACAAGCCTTTTTTGAAATTTGAGCGATTGCTGGAAACCTATTATGCCTTTGCCCCAAAAGGTTTGCGTTCCTTTTTAAGTGCCATGCCCATTTGGATGAAGGAAAAACTTTTCCTCAAGCGATTGCTCAAGGAAGAACTCAATAAGCTGGGAAAATTCGATGCCAAAAAGCAAAAGATTCTATACAGCGAGCATCATTTGGCACACGCTGCCTCTACCTTTTTTGTGTCTCCTTTTGAGGAGTCTGCCATACTCACCATTGATGGTGTGGGCGAATGGGCAACGGCAAGTCTAGCCATGGGAAAAGGCAATGACATTCAAATTTTGAAAGAACTGCACTTCCCGCATTCGCTGGGTTTGCTCTATTCTGCCTTCACTTATTTTTTGGGCTTTAGGGTCAATTCCGGGGAATACAAACTGATGGGACTGGCGCCCTACGGCAATCCAGAGGATCCACAGACAAAGGAGTTTGTCGATTTGATCAAAAGCAAATTGATAGACCTGAAGGCGGATGGTTCCGTGTGGCTGGATCAATCGTATTTTGATTATGCCACCGGGCTGCGCATGGCGAATGATAAAAAATGGGAACAGCTTTTTGGCTTTGCGCGCAGAAGTGAAAAAGAGGCATTGCAGCAAAAGCATTGCAACCTGGCCATGGCTATACAGCAGGTAACAGAGGAAGTGGTGTTGAAAATGGCTGAGTATTTAAAAGAACTTACGGGCCAACAAAATATTTGCTTGTCAGGTGGTGTGGCACTCAATTGTGTGGCCAATGGAAAATTGGAAGAAGCTGGGATTTTTGAAAACATCTACATACAACCTGCTGCCGGAGATGCTGGAGGGGCTTTGGGCGCAGCGATTTCCACGCATTTTATGTATTTGCAAAATGAAAGAACTGCGCCAAAAAATGGTATTGATAGCATTTTGTACAGCTACCTCGGCCCTGAATTTTCCAATGCTGAAATTCAAAGCACTTTAGATGGTTTTAAAGCGGATTATCAATTATTGGAAACCCATCAGATTTCTAAAGAAACCGCCAAACTACTGGCAGATGGAAAAGTAGTAGGTTGGTTTCAGGGGGGTATGGAGTGGGGGCCACGGGCATTGGGCAACCGTAGTATTTTAGGCGATCCAGGTCGCAGCGATATGCAGAAAAAACTGAACCTTAAAATAAAATACCGCGAAGGTTTTCGTCCTTTTGCACCTATCGTAATTGAGGAAGATGCCCATCAGTTTTTTGAAATGAAAGGTCCTTCGCCTTATATGCTCATGGTAAAACCCGTTCAGCAATCTATTCGCAAACCGCTGCCCAGTGATTTTTATGATATGGAATTGATGGAAAGATTGAAAATCGAACGCTCTACTTTACCCGCCATTACCCATTTGGATTTTAGCGCACGCATTCAAACCGTTTCCAAAGATTCCAATGAGAGGCTCTATGATTTGCTTCAAAATTTCAAGCAGGAAAAAGGCTATGGGGTTTTGGTTAATACCAGTTTTAATGTGCGTGGCGAACCCATTGTCTGCACGCCCGAAGATGCCTACCATTGCTTTATGAATACCGAAATGGATGCCCTTGCGATTGGAGATTTTCTACTGCTAAAAGAAAAACAGCCGAATTGGGAAAAGAAAAGTGCTGAAGAGTTGTTTGGGTTAGATTGATTTTAATTTACTCAAAATGCACTTCCGCGATTAATTAACTTTTTCAAATAAAAAAGTTCTTTCTACAGTCCTTCCATGCTGGGTACTTCCATATATTACTTCAACTAGCTTATAGTTTTTACGCTTGTACTTATCAATGATATTATTTACTGTCAACTGATAACTTTCCATGTTTTCAGGCACAAACACTTCTATGTCTTGGTTTTCAAGTACTTTCCCATTTTCAGTTACTATAACTTTACTGTAATCCTGATATCTGGATTGATAGACATTGACCATCAGATAACCACTGTTTTCCTGTCCTTTTAAATCCATTGTGATCAAGAAAAAAGAGATAAAAAATAAGATGACGAATGTTTTAAGCTGATCTGGTTTCATAGCATAAGTTTTTTAATGTTGATTTAGAGATAAGATGAGAATTGCTAATTTAATCTAAAATCATACTTTTTAATAAAATATTCTATTGAGTTCTAAGTGGTGAGTAAGAAGTGAACTTATGTTACTAAGAGGAAAACAAGCCTACTGGAAAAAGCTAAGTGCCGAGGAGTTGTTTGGGTTGGATTGAGTTTATTTATTCGAAATTTCACTCAACAGTTCTACCAATTCTTTATTGGTGATATCACTTTGCTCAGACTTGTCATAAATATCCAATAAATAAACAACTTTCCCACGAATATATAAATATGTAATCACCCTTGCGCCACCTGATTTTCCTTTGTTTTTAGACTTTATAGCAAGCCGAATTTTGTAGCAATTTTTTCCAAGTGCAGTTCCCGTTTCGGGATCAGCGGAAAGTTTGTTGTGGAGTTCTAATAGTTCTTTCTTAAGAGAAGGGAATTTTTTGATAAGACGTTTTGCCCTTTTCTGAAAATACGGTATGGTTTCAATCTGGTATTTCATCCAGAAAATCCTTGAGTGAAGTGGTTTTAATCTTCCCTTCTTTTGCCAGGTTTACTTCTTCTACGGCTTGTTTCAGGCCTTTTAAGAATTCTGCTTTTGTATTTGTTAAAGGAGTAGCTTTAACAAAAGAGAAGTTTTTGAGTACCTCAACAAAAAATGCTGCTTTACTATCCTTTATGTCTAACAGAATTTTCATACTTCCATTATTTATTTGAATACTGTAAGAAATACAATAGATGTAAACGATGCTTGCGTTTTATTAGTTCTAGTGAAAATAATAAATTCCATGTAAAGTCCATATCCCGTGTTTTGTCTTTTGAAACCGACAAATTAAGGCAGTTTTTGTCTTTTTAACTCGACATTTTACAAAAGAATTTAAGAAATAAAATTAAAGATGAACACCGAAATGTTGTAACTCGTGCTGCAATAGCTGTTTTTAGGTTTAGACATAGATTATTCATTCTCTCTAACCAGGAGAAAGAATAAAGTACCTGACGCAAAGCCATCTCTAGTAGTAGAGAGAACTTTATAGCCTTTGTCTTCAAAACCTTGAACTATCTTAATGACCTTATTATAATCTGCATAGTTATTTTCTTCACCTTTGCTGGGTTCGATTACATTATATTCTTCCCCATTAACCGATATAAATATTACTTCAGACCTTGGTCCTCTAACAAGAATAGTAACGTAATCATTATGTGCAAACAATAATTGACTTGATAAAACAATTGTTACAATTAACAATGACTTAATGAATAAACTCATACTCTTGAATTTTAAATTTACCAAATATACCAAATAATTGCCTGATTGAAAGAAATTGGATTTTAATTAAGTTTATGAAATCATAAAAATCAACCATGGCCTACTACCTCAGAAAAGCACTTTCATTTGGTCCTTTGCGATTGAATTTTTCAAAAAGCGGCATCGGGCTCTCGGCAGGAGTTACGGGCGCAAGAGTTGGCATTGGCCCCAAAGGTGCATATGTGCACGGAGGCCGCCACGGATTGTATTACCGCAAATATTTATCATCGGGAAAAAAGAGCGCCAAAGCCGATGCACAAAATCTGCAATCGGGCAGCAGGGCGTATTTTGTCGATACCGGACTGACTTATGGCAAAGGCATTCCACAAGCCGATGAAGCAGAAATACCCGCTGCCCCAGATCTTGAAAAAGGAGGCTGTCTGGCCAAAGGACTGCTTATGCTTGGGGTTCTCATGCTATTTCCAGGCCTGTTCTTTTGGCCTTATTGGATTTTTTTTCCTGCTGCATTTGCAATATTGCTCGGTGTTGTTTTAAGCTATCAGAACAAGAAACAGGTGAAAACGAGCAGGGCTTTGTTGGAAGAAATTGAAAGGGATTTTGAGGAAAGGAAACCCGTTGAGGAAATCATCTTCAAAATCAAGAAAGCCAATTTACCTGCACAGCACAAGCAATTCCTGGACTTTCACTTTTTTGTTTTGCTGCACGATACCTTTTATGAGCAGCCGGAATATATTCAGCCGGACGAATTGCAGAAACTCGAAAAACAACTGGTTTTACCAGAAAAAGACAAAGCAGCCATAAAGGTAACGGTGTTCCAAACCTTTCTGGATGAAATGATGGAAGATCACCTGATTTCAGCGGAAGAAGAGCAGCAATTGATACAATTAAAAGATACCCTGCAATTGAAAGATGCTGCCATAGATCGCGAAATCAAATTGATGGATGCCATGGTGGAAATGCGCAGGGCCATGGAAACTGAGCCCAGCCCGCTTCAAAGTGAATTGCAATTGAAAAAAGAGGAAAAACTCTACTATCGCAATGAAGGAAAGCTGTTGAAAGAAAAAATCCAAAAGCGATTTCAGCGCAACAATATCCAGTACAAAGAAATTGGCTACGATGTGGATATGGAAGGCGAGGTTTGCCTCACAAGCGAGCGCATTTTGATCATTGCCGATGGCGAACGCTCTTATTCATTGGATGATGTGAAGGATGTAACCCTGTCATTGGAAGACAATACCCTGCAACTCAGAATCACCAATCGCAAAAATCCCCTGATCTTTTCCATGCCCGATGTGCCTGTTTTTGCAGGGAAACTGAATCATTTGCTGCCCGACACAGCTTAACTAAGCTAAATTGTAATTATTTGTTGCCTAACACTTAAAATTTTGTTTGTGTAGCAAATATAAATTCCAAATTATTTTATAGATTTAAGGCTTAAACCAAAACTTATCGTCATGAAAGCTTTAAAAATAATCGGAATTCTGATTTTGCTGCTTGTAGCTGTTGTAGTAATACTTGGGCTTGTAGCACCCAAAGAATACAATGTGGAAAGAAGCATTACCGTTGATGCCCCTTCTGTGTATGTCTGGGAGTATGTTAGTAGTCTTGAGGCGATGCATGAATGGTCACCCTGGAAAGACCGCGACACCAATCAGGTAGTGGAATACACTGGTGAACCCGGTACTGTTGGATCAAAGATGACATGGGCAGGAAATGAAAATGTAGGGGAGGGTTCTCAGGAAATTATATCCATAACGGATGAAGAGCGCATAGAAACGGAGTTGATTTTTCTAATGCCTTTTGGAGAGAGCAAATCAGATGCTTATATCCTTTTGAAGAATGGCGAAAATCAGACCGAAGTTACCTGGGGTTTCAATGGCAGCTCACCTTTCCCAATGAATGCCATGCTGCTTTTTATGGATATGGACGAGGTACTGGGTAAGGATTTTGACGAAGGGTTGAACAATCTGAAAGAGGCAGTGGAATCAAGCTATGATGAAAGTGCTCAAAGTTCCCTTTCCATCAATGAAATTGAACTGGATCGAAGGGTATATGTGCTTAAAAGGGATACCGTCAAATTTGATGCAATAGGTGATTTTTTCGAGGAACATCTTGGTGCTGTGTACAATGCCTTCTTAGAAAAACATGAAGAAGATGAAGCAGGAATGCCTTCGGGTTTGTATTATTCCTGGGATGAAGA is part of the Chitinophagales bacterium genome and encodes:
- a CDS encoding citrate synthase, translated to MSEKAKLTLEDKTYEFPVFTGTENEKAFDIKSLRAETGYVTLDTGYKNTGATTSEITFLNGEEGILRYRGYSIEDLTNNSSFIEVCYLLFNGELPNAKQLSAFEEKITRHTLVHEDTKHIFDAYPTASHPMGQLIAMVSSLSSFYPNSLDPNRSNEEKELTMIRLLAKMPTLCSMIYKKSAGHPIMYPRNDLDYVSNYLYMTFGHVTESYEVDPVVVDAMNKLLILHADHEQNCSTSTVRIVGSSQANLYASISAGIAALWGPLHGGANQKVIEMLENIKKDGGSVEKWINKAKDKNDPFRLMGFGHRVYKNFDPRALLIKDACDKVLDKLGINDPILDIAKKLEKTALKDDYFVDRKLFPNVDFYSGIIYRAIGFPVQMFTVLFALGRLPGWVAQWKEMIDEKQPIGRPRQIYTGHNQREFPPLNKR
- the rmuC gene encoding DNA recombination protein RmuC, with the translated sequence MDIISSIGGLFIGFIFGVLFMYFKHKNNKQISFDEFEQSEAEKQNITLEAEKLKERSLLLKEQLDNLQVKREEEQYAYRKSESKVAELETRNENLLEKLVEQKADIENLQERFHKEFELIANRILDEKSTKFTELNKEKLKDVFDPLKERIEDFKKTINETYIRGSKERSELSHELKSLRDLNKQLQDEAHNLTKALKGDSKTQGNWGEMVLERILEMSGLQKGREYDTQTSFTTDENKRFQPDVIVHLPDQKKVIIDSKVSLTAYEQYINTEDEKEKAFYLNGHIQSLRSHFKSLDRKQYQDLYKIGSLDFILLFVPIESAFSLAIENKQDLFNEAFANNIVIVTPSTLLATMKTIANIWKNEYQSQNVIEIAENAGNLYDKFKGFVDDMTDLGSRLDQSNRSFSNAMNKLSEGRGNLISRAEKIKQLGARSKKQLPEDLLRKALDTDEKE
- a CDS encoding proline dehydrogenase family protein, which produces MNNKDTKTKRLSFENTAIAFADKSDLELKEAYWMYKLINNGTLVELGSFFTNMALKFRFPVKPVVKATVFKLFVGGESLEEARPKIERLAGYGINTILDYGVEAKSSEYDYNKTLQEKLNAIAFAGNQKSVKVLSCKITGLGRFRLFEKVHAGERISLTEEREMERVVDRVEQLCEAAKRQNIALFFDAEESWIQRPLDIIIREMMEQFNQEKVIVYNTYQMYLKNRSEDMKQHYKDALESGFKFGVKLVRGAYMEKERDRAHKMNYPSPIYDNKPAVDEAYNKALRYCLDDVKNIALCAATHNEESCMYLADEIEKSKISNDHPHLMFAQLLGMGENLTFNLADYGFHTAKLVPFGPVKDVIPYLIRRARENSSAEGQMSRELSLLKNEIERRRIFSV
- a CDS encoding aminodeoxychorismate/anthranilate synthase component II codes for the protein MHLLLDNYDSFTYNLYDYFRQLGIDYKVLRSDSLEWQKIDFQKVKSIVLSPGPEKPAKAPLCKILIEKASGKIPILGVCLGHQAIGQYFGDTLYEMQTPVHGKANEMYVAQKNEPLFKSLPNNFKVMRYHSLAIQLQQNSPLQILAKTEDGTIMAIKHRDKNIYGIQFHPESILSEYGLKILENWLKLSGL
- a CDS encoding CvpA family protein; amino-acid sequence: MVVDIVYLAFLAFGFFLGFRRGLVHSIFSILALFLGLAAALKYSGQLIVLIQDTFNLESVYISIGVFLLLFIVVILLVRTVAWAVESVLKTLYLNFINQLLGALLWCLVLTLVFSTFLWFADQMALISEAQKTESNTFNFIMPIAPITYSFLSEILPWFNGLFEQLSEYLKK
- a CDS encoding GatB/YqeY domain-containing protein, coding for MSLEQNIMTAMKTAMKEKDQDSLRALRAVKSAIMLAKTEKVGTELDEAAELKILQKELKQRKDAMATFKEQNRDDLADKEAAEIAVIEKFMPEQMSEAEVKAELEKIVADTGASSMKDMGKVMGIANQKFAGKADGKMIADIVKSLLG